Proteins from a single region of Hermetia illucens chromosome 3, iHerIll2.2.curated.20191125, whole genome shotgun sequence:
- the LOC119650600 gene encoding 39S ribosomal protein L35, mitochondrial, producing MLRFAVTTALRASRNLQLVSQGCSKVNPILFASRNFASFRTQTTLLSSPSISSQCTPIRNSLLLQALLPNTPVLMQQPARSVTKFSLRKGKRKAVKAVIKRFKRLHWGAWIRTRCGRHKKMWKKSAALTKRLRQHVFVNGQQSMLLDKMVTKFWRRPKYYLDDPYTPYHTRNEFKLTKTKRM from the exons ATGCTGCGATTTGCTGTGACGACGG CGCTTCGCGCGTCAAGGAACCTACAACTTGTTTCGCAAGGCTGCTCGAAGGTTAACCCAATCTTATTTGCAAGCAGAAACTTCGCTTCCTTTAGGACTCAGACAACGCTGCTTTCATCACCTTCAATCAGTTCACAATGCACGCCCATCAGGAATTCACTTTTGCTTCAAGCACTTTTACCCAACACTCCCGTTTTGATGCAACAACCTGCCCGCAGTGTAACCAAGTTCTCCCTTCGGAAGGGAAAAAGGAAAGCGGTGAAGGCCGTGATTAAACGTTTCAAAAGGCTACATTGGGGTGCATGGATCCGAACACGATGTGGTCGACACAAGAAAATGTGGAAGAAATCAGCGGCGCTAACTAAAAGACTGCGACAACATGTCTTCGTCAACGGGCAACAGTCTATGCTTCTGGATAAGATGGTGACGAAGTTCTGGCGGCGGCCGAAGTACTACTTAGATGATCCCTATACTCCGTATCATACGAGGAATGAATTCAAGCTGACGAAAACGAAGCGGATGTAA